One Verrucomicrobiota bacterium DNA segment encodes these proteins:
- a CDS encoding site-specific integrase, with amino-acid sequence MADITVQGVRRTVLYHILEPHELHQLYNQYEDDSLKGRRDKVMLGLLVYQGVRTEELGKLEVGDINLREGKVAVPGGVRSNSREMQLEAYQVMDMYDYTLQIRPKVTQQPTEKLLVSASGKTDISNLMTRLMVQLRKFNPKVLNANQVRASVITKWLKMYNLREVQYLAGHRYISSTESYQQNDMEGLIEEVQQFHPLG; translated from the coding sequence GTGGCAGACATAACAGTGCAAGGTGTTAGGAGAACAGTACTTTATCATATCCTTGAACCTCATGAGCTGCACCAGCTCTACAACCAATATGAGGATGACAGCCTGAAAGGGCGAAGGGACAAAGTGATGCTGGGGCTATTGGTCTACCAAGGAGTCAGGACAGAAGAACTTGGAAAACTGGAAGTAGGGGATATTAACCTGAGGGAAGGGAAGGTAGCCGTTCCGGGAGGGGTGAGGAGCAACAGTAGGGAAATGCAACTGGAAGCCTATCAGGTAATGGACATGTACGATTACACCTTACAAATACGGCCAAAGGTCACACAGCAACCCACCGAAAAGCTATTGGTAAGTGCGTCAGGCAAGACAGATATAAGCAACTTGATGACAAGGTTGATGGTACAGCTAAGAAAGTTTAACCCCAAAGTGCTGAATGCCAATCAGGTCAGGGCAAGTGTGATCACCAAATGGTTGAAAATGTATAACCTAAGAGAAGTCCAATACCTGGCAGGCCACCGCTACATCAGTAGTACAGAAAGCTATCAACAGAATGACATGGAAGGGCTGATAGAAGAAGTTCAGCAGTTCCATCCATTGGGGTGA
- a CDS encoding RHS repeat-associated core domain-containing protein has translation MGRLSGKKWELIFCYSYTPFGLSFADNYFKEAYRHDYQGQYAEKDAETGWNAFELRMYDPIIARWMRPDPYGQFASPYLAMGNNPKYTDPDGGFIDDIVMEGITITASRLSGDFLRFSGNMAIAGKSIGHLFNAPSKTIDINYSLSANFENNLNYRYQKKPTFDRVNLNDPMAGENLVGNLRQLYAHYLNNPGSENVYGRDVVDPSTANFNMDMTLYSHTQDYEISGQTFSVSFLQNPAFQPGKIPFGKHAPSLKPPDYTKDSQGNYIGKLGVKYTLSWGAVNINYYLEHHRVNKESFKRAWETMQKLRNYIVGRTKTLDLP, from the coding sequence TTGGGAAGGCTTAGCGGAAAAAAGTGGGAGCTGATTTTTTGCTATAGTTATACCCCCTTCGGGCTATCCTTTGCCGACAATTACTTCAAGGAGGCGTACCGACATGATTATCAAGGGCAGTATGCAGAGAAGGATGCAGAGACTGGTTGGAATGCCTTCGAGCTGCGGATGTATGATCCCATCATCGCTAGATGGATGCGACCTGATCCTTATGGACAGTTTGCTAGTCCTTATTTGGCTATGGGGAATAATCCAAAATATACTGATCCCGACGGTGGATTCATCGATGATATAGTTATGGAAGGTATAACTATAACTGCAAGTAGGCTAAGTGGAGACTTTTTGAGGTTTTCTGGAAATATGGCCATTGCAGGAAAATCTATTGGCCATTTATTTAATGCACCTTCAAAGACAATAGATATTAACTATTCCCTATCGGCCAATTTTGAAAATAATCTCAACTATAGATATCAAAAGAAACCAACTTTTGATAGAGTCAACCTTAATGATCCAATGGCTGGAGAAAACTTGGTTGGTAATTTGAGACAACTTTATGCACACTATTTAAATAACCCCGGAAGTGAAAATGTCTACGGTCGAGATGTAGTAGATCCCTCAACTGCGAATTTCAACATGGATATGACCTTATATTCACACACTCAGGATTATGAAATATCTGGACAAACGTTTTCTGTAAGTTTTCTTCAAAACCCTGCTTTTCAACCAGGAAAAATACCGTTTGGTAAACATGCACCTTCTTTAAAACCACCCGACTATACAAAAGACTCCCAAGGTAATTATATTGGGAAATTGGGCGTAAAGTATACTTTGTCTTGGGGGGCGGTGAATATCAATTACTATTTAGAGCATCATCGTGTAAATAAGGAGTCTTTTAAAAGAGCTTGGGAAACAATGCAGAAGCTTAGAAACTATATTGTAGGTCGTACCAAAACTTTGGATTTACCATGA
- a CDS encoding tyrosine-type recombinase/integrase codes for MKKLLLNNPSFRYLEKSFREWLDVQGYAVSTVYSLSNHTRELLHYLESKGIHHIKELTIQHIESYYQNLKERENQRYGGGLSNGHLNKHIQALRKFTEYLRKVGRLDVPHIQLENEETQHKIIYLTEEEIIQLFKATHYQIERKPNTTAETYEAIQARDRAMLAIFYGCGLRRNEGVNLDIGDINFDRSILHVRKGKNYKERFVPISKANLGYLTEYIYDHRPALAKGIKTDALFIAYATAKRMQGQSLFIRLKKLQYYTENSDLQEKEVGLHTLRHSIATHLLQAGMKLESISRFLGHESLESTQIYTHVAGVNQEREQPFNSINTYEPIRLSEDE; via the coding sequence ATGAAAAAACTCCTACTCAATAACCCATCATTTAGATACCTAGAGAAATCCTTTAGGGAATGGCTAGACGTACAAGGCTATGCGGTAAGTACAGTTTATAGCCTATCCAATCACACCAGGGAATTACTCCATTACTTAGAATCCAAAGGCATCCACCATATCAAAGAACTCACCATACAACATATTGAAAGCTACTATCAAAATCTCAAAGAAAGGGAGAACCAGAGATACGGCGGTGGACTAAGCAATGGCCATCTTAATAAGCACATCCAAGCCTTACGAAAGTTTACGGAATACCTAAGAAAAGTAGGCCGATTAGATGTACCCCATATCCAGCTAGAGAATGAAGAGACCCAACACAAAATCATTTACCTGACAGAAGAAGAAATCATCCAACTCTTTAAAGCCACACATTATCAAATAGAGCGTAAGCCCAACACAACAGCAGAAACTTATGAAGCCATCCAGGCAAGAGACCGGGCGATGCTAGCCATCTTCTACGGTTGCGGGCTCAGGAGAAATGAAGGAGTGAACCTGGACATAGGCGACATCAACTTTGACCGTTCGATACTCCATGTACGAAAAGGAAAGAACTACAAAGAAAGGTTTGTGCCTATTAGCAAGGCCAACCTGGGTTACTTAACAGAATACATCTACGATCACCGGCCAGCACTAGCCAAAGGCATTAAGACAGACGCACTGTTTATAGCCTATGCGACAGCAAAGCGGATGCAAGGGCAAAGCCTGTTTATCCGGTTGAAGAAGCTTCAATACTACACCGAGAATAGCGATTTACAAGAAAAGGAGGTAGGGCTCCATACACTCAGGCACTCAATAGCAACACACCTGCTCCAAGCAGGAATGAAGCTGGAAAGCATCAGCAGGTTTTTAGGACACGAGAGCCTGGAGAGTACACAGATATATACTCATGTTGCTGGTGTTAATCAAGAACGAGAGCAACCCTTCAACAGCATCAATACATATGAGCCAATCAGATTATCAGAGGACGAGTGA
- a CDS encoding helix-turn-helix transcriptional regulator, which produces MTLGEHISALRKKSKMAQGELGKMAGTSGDLIGRYERNEVKPSIEVVIKIADALGVSIDYLVGKTDVEIDQPTLQRLTEIAKLPEEGKQQIFLVVDALIRDFRTKQAYS; this is translated from the coding sequence ATGACACTAGGAGAGCATATTTCAGCACTTAGGAAGAAAAGTAAAATGGCTCAGGGTGAGCTGGGAAAGATGGCTGGAACTTCTGGTGATCTAATCGGTCGTTATGAACGCAACGAGGTAAAACCTTCTATTGAAGTGGTCATTAAAATTGCAGATGCACTGGGGGTTTCTATCGACTATCTGGTCGGTAAAACGGATGTAGAGATTGATCAACCTACCCTGCAAAGGCTTACTGAAATCGCCAAGCTTCCGGAAGAAGGTAAGCAACAGATCTTCCTAGTAGTAGATGCCCTAATACGTGACTTTAGAACTAAGCAGGCCTATTCGTAA